One stretch of Carcharodon carcharias isolate sCarCar2 chromosome 20, sCarCar2.pri, whole genome shotgun sequence DNA includes these proteins:
- the dnaaf2 gene encoding protein kintoun, whose product MAAASKLEELDLTRDEVDRFAKAFKDEKFRKMLCEYAEEISSPENKKKYEEEITQLEKERGVDIKFVHPKPGYVLKTSVNGDKKCFINVCSNDLINKPVCKSGKGANGTVGQHWSLPYSLAPGREDLGAGGRKHMIYDVVFHPDTLYMANKNKKFKKMVDQTSIDMIEKQLNAKLDLRNVKTLKVKYKGLPEAPVIRKPIPGGPKESPEADNPLKFPYPFDPLKSENTSGNGTKAKTMSESSKAAAKDKNMKTQDSKFTQPKYSIIYRSHFDLQDYRYAREAVPSTRPKELVITINLPLLKSAEDACLDVTKKLLCLESQKPAYKLDLPLSYPVDENLGSAKFNKSKRQLVVTLPVLPVKQACVLEIEQDHGSDFDQTRKNNESTEIGQSHCESESFQLEGHSHYQNEECTGAFVNPEGEFEWVNALQGSNLEKSQKNKHLELSQVKTTTDSVVKESASVSNNSFVKTNDVIACPKLLSEVDSDEQKNGPKEGTVALSGQDFPGSMEKVCSYSAGGQVNDHLQVDSSANTEFCSDDCLKETEPVCPGFHYHQNEDSITFILQVRNIKEESFKSVLHSHEYSVIFGTQDSDALYSLIVQFPPEHQLDGTETILNISKDNAAVVLVKSSECRGLWQSFHAGDTHNCLQKKLFVTSENIDQFLSTSLEDPVPNDLTEKHPVVINVAEVSESGLVIHSKFQQQETNNTSFHGSSVKPDRINHNETCNLGSNIQQCTEEICFSESTARDNRLAKETPLENDAVGFVSSHRDQLVAVSEAYNNFTQASNTAEGTIMKIPRDEMDQLTLSNCLTPVDGSKLISEVENKSQSIIPSSPLSMATAEDPVSVNCKKSVNFKRCVKVEDDNVLDEDDLPTDQKNGNPPEFIKPAAAPQILQEINPADESVKIISDHKTHSAFKFQNTELYQLD is encoded by the exons ATGGCGGCAGCTTCCAAACTGGAGGAGCTGGACTTGACGCGAGATGAAGTGGATCGCTTTGCTAAAGCATTTAAAGATGAGAAATTTAGAAAAATGTTGTGCGAATACGCGGAGGAAATCTCCAGTCCGGAAAATAAGAAGAAGTACGAAGAGGAAATCACTCAGCTGGAAAAGGAGAGAGGCGTGGACATCAAATTCGTGCACCCCAAACCAGGCTATGTCCTCAAAACCAGCGTCAACGGGGACAAGAAATGTTTCATCAACGTCTGCAGCAACGACTTGATAAACAAGCCCGTTTGCAAATCCGGAAAGGGTGCCAACGGGACGGTGGGACAGCATTGGTCTCTTCCATACAGTTTGGCGCCTGGGAGGGAAGATCTGGGTGCAGGTGGCAGAAAGCACATGATTTACGATGTGGTGTTTCATCCAGACACTCTGTACATGGCCAATAAAAAtaagaagtttaaaaaaatggtAGATCAAACTTCCATTGACATGATAGAGAAACAATTAAATGCAAAACTAGATTTAAGAAATGTTAAGACTTTAAAAGTCAAATACAAGGGGTTGCCTGAGGCACCTGTCATCCGCAAACCTATTCCTGGTGGTCCCAAAGAGTCTCCAGAAGCAGACAACCCTTTAAAGTTCCCTTATCCCTTTGATCCTCTAAAGTCAGAAAATACCTCTGGGAATGGCACGAAAGCTAAAACAATGAGCGAGAGTTCAAAAGCTGCTGCAAAAGACAAGAATATGAAAACGCAAGACAGCAAATTCACCCAACCCAAATACTCCATTATTTACAGATCGCATTTTGATTTGCAAGATTATCGATATGCTCGTGAAGCTGTTCCCAGCACTAGACCTAAAGAACTGGTGATCACTATCAACCTCCCTTTGCTTAAGTCTGCAGAGGATGCTTGCTTAGATGTAACCAAGAAACTGTTATGTTTGGAGTCGCAGAAACCAGCTTACAAGCTTGATTTGCCTCTGTCATATCCAGTAGATGAAAATCTGGGGTCAGCTAAATTTAACAAATCCAAGAGACAGCTTGTGGTTACTTTGcctgtgctgcctgtgaagcaaGCCTGTGTCCTAGAAATCGAACAAGATCACGGTAGTGATTTTGATCAAACAAGGAAGAACAATGAGTCCACAGAGATTGGCCAGTCACACTGTGAATCAGAATCCTTTCAGCTTGAAGGACATTCCCATTACCAAAATGAAGAGTGCACTGGTGCTTTCGTAAATCCTGAAGGTGAGTTTGAATGGGTTAATGCCTTACAAGGTTCCAATTTGGAAAAATCTCAGAAGAATAAACACCTTGAACTCAGCCAAGTAAAAACAACTACTGATTCAGTTGTTAAAGAATCTGCATCAGTTTCAAATAATAGTTTTGTAAAAACAAATGATGTGATTGCTTGTCCCAAACTTCTTTCAGAGGTAGATTCTGATGAACAGAAAAATGGCCCCAAAGAAGGTACAGTTGCTTTGAGTGGTCAGGACTTTCCTGGGTCTATGGAAAAAGTATGCAGTTATTCTGCGGGTGGGCAAGTAAATGATCATCTCCAAGTAGATTCATCTGCAAACACTGAATTCTGCTCAGATGACTGTTTAAAGGAAACTGAACCAGTGTGTCCTGGTTTCCATTACCATCAAAATGAAGACTCTATTACATTCATACTGCAAGTGCGAAATATTAAAGAAGAGAGTTTCAAGTCAGTGCTTCATAGTCACGAATATAGTGTTATATTTGGGACACAAGATTCTGATGCCTTGTACTCCTTGATTGTTCAGTTTCCTCCAGAACATCAGCTGGATGGCACAGAAACTATACTTAATATATCTAAAGACAATGCTGCAGTGGTGTTAGTAAAATCATCTGAGTGTCGAGGCTTGTGGCAAAGCTTTCATGCTGGAGATACACACAACTGTTTACAG AAGAAGTTGTTTGTAACTTCGGAAAATATTGATCAATTCCTGAGTACTTCCTTGGAGGATCCAGTCCCAAACGACCTAACTGAAAAACATCCTGTGGTAATTAACGTGGCGGAAGTCAGTGAAAGTGGCCTTGTTATTCATTCTAAG TTTCAGCAACAAGAGACTAATAACACCAGCTTTCATGGATCTTCTGTGAAACCAGACAGAATTAACCACAATGAAACTTGTAACCTTGGATCAAATATTCAGCAATGTACAGAAGAAATCTGCTTCTCTGAATCTACTGCAAGGGATAACAGATTGGCTAAGGAGACACCTTTGGAAAATGATGCTGTAGGGTTTGTATCTAGTCACAGAGACCAGTTAGTTGCTGTGTCAGAAGCTTACAATAATTTTACACAGGCATCTAACACAGCAGAAGGAACTATAATGAAAATTCCAAGGGATGAGATGGATCAGTTGACTCTCAGTAACTGTTTGACTCCAGTTGATGGGAGTAAACTTATTAGTGAGGTTGAAAATAAAAGTCAGTCAATTATACCATCCTCACCCCTCAGTATGGCAACTGCTGAGGATCCAGTATCAGTGAACTGTAAAAAGTCAGTCAATTTTAAAAGATGTGTAAAAGTGGAGGATGATAATGTACTTGATGAAGATGACCTTCCAACTGACCAGAAGAATGGAAACCCTCCTGAGTTTATTAAGCCTGCAGCTGCACCACAAATTCTTCAGGAAATCAATCCTGCTGATGAAAGTGTTAAGATTATTAGTGACCATAAAACACATTCTGCATTCAAATTCCAAAATACTGAGTTATATCAACTAGATTAA
- the mgat2 gene encoding alpha-1,6-mannosyl-glycoprotein 2-beta-N-acetylglucosaminyltransferase isoform X1, whose translation MSRCWKAAPVLHSYKAGGRRCLADQVNMRFRIYKRKVLLLALVMLVAAFAFWTGGKPRKNGAFPKDDETSRSSGRAGGGNPTRKVSNESQPSRFDRPEVDNLTQVYRSIVYQLNFDQTVRNQETIKTRPPNDLVVVVQVHDRPDYLQILVNSLRKAKGIENVLLIFSHDFWSPQINHIVAGIDFCQVLQIFFPFSIQLYPNEFPGHDPRDCPRDLSKVNALKLGCINAEYPDSFGHYRESKFCQTKHHWWWKLHFVWERVKVLEDHKGLVLFIEEDHYLSPDFYYVLKNMWHLKGESCPDCDILSLGTYVRVSDFTEKTNKVEVKTWRSTEHNMGMAMTRDTYQKLITCTNTFCEYDDYNWDWTLQYLTVSCLPRYWKVMVCEAPRIFHAGDCGMHHKKACMPSVEISKIDRIISSNIQHLFPETMAISEIYPLAAISPHVKNGGWGDIRDHELCASYRRLQ comes from the exons ATGAGTAGATGCTGGAAGGCAG CCCCGGTGCTCCACAGTTACAAGGCGGGGGGTCGCCGCTGCCTTGCCGATCAAGTCAACATGAGGTTCCGCATCTACAAGAGGAAAGTGCTACTCCTGGCTCTCGTTATGCTGGTCGCCGCCTTCGCCTTCTGGACCGGCGGAAAACCAAGGAAAAACGGAGCGTTTCCGAAGGACGACGAAACTTCCAGGAGCAGCGGGCGAGCTGGTGGCGGAAACCCGACCAGGAAAGTTTCCAACGAGTCCCAGCCGAGCAGGTTCGACAGACCAGAGGTCGACAACCTGACCCAGGTGTACCGCAGCATCGTTTACCAGCTGAACTTCGATCAGACTGTCCGAAACCAGGAAACCATAAAGACACGTCCTCCAAACgacttggtggtggtggttcaAGTGCACGACAGACCCGATTACTTGCAGATCCTCGTCAATTCGCTCAGAAAAGCCAAAGGAATAGAAAACGTCCTGTTAATCTTCAGCCACGACTTCTGGTCTCCGCAGATCAACCACATCGTAGCTGGTATCGATTTTTGTCAAGTGTTGCAAATATTTTTTCCATTCAGTATCCAGTTGTATCCCAACGAATTCCCAGGACACGATCCCAGAGACTGCCCACGTGACTTAAGCAAGGTGAATGCGCTCAAACTGGGCtgtatcaatgctgaatatccagaTTCATTTGGCCATTATCGGGAATCCAAATTCTGTCAGACCAAGCATCACTGGTGGTGGAAGTTGCACTTTGTTTGGGAAAGGGTAAAAGTTTTGGAAGATCATAAGGGTTTAGTGCTGTTCATTGAAGAAGACCACTATTTGTCACCTGATTTCTATtatgtcttgaaaaatatgtggCATCTAAAGGGTGAAAGTTGCCCTGATTGTGACATCTTGTCCCTTGGTACATATGTACGTGTCAGTGATTTCACAGAAAAAACCAATAAGGTAGAAGTGAAAACCTGGCGATCAACAGAACACAACATGGGCATGGCTATGACTAGAGACACATATCAAAAATTGATTACGTGCACAAATACTTTCTGTGAATACGATGACTACAACTGGGACTGGACATTACAGTATTTAACAGTATCCTGTCTGCCTCGGTATTGGAAAGTTATGGTTTGTGAAGCTCCTCGTATTTTCCATGCTGGAGATTGTGGTATGCATCACAAGAAAGCTTGCATGCCATCTGTTGAAATTTCTAAAATTGACAGAATTATAAGTAGCAACATACAGCACTTGTTTCCAGAAACCATGGCAATAAGTGAAATATATCCATTGGCTGCAATCAGCCCACATGTGAAGAATGGAGGTTGGGGAGATATTAGGGACCATGAACTTTGTGCAAGTTACCGCCGGCTCCAGTAA
- the mgat2 gene encoding alpha-1,6-mannosyl-glycoprotein 2-beta-N-acetylglucosaminyltransferase isoform X2, with translation MLEGSYKAGGRRCLADQVNMRFRIYKRKVLLLALVMLVAAFAFWTGGKPRKNGAFPKDDETSRSSGRAGGGNPTRKVSNESQPSRFDRPEVDNLTQVYRSIVYQLNFDQTVRNQETIKTRPPNDLVVVVQVHDRPDYLQILVNSLRKAKGIENVLLIFSHDFWSPQINHIVAGIDFCQVLQIFFPFSIQLYPNEFPGHDPRDCPRDLSKVNALKLGCINAEYPDSFGHYRESKFCQTKHHWWWKLHFVWERVKVLEDHKGLVLFIEEDHYLSPDFYYVLKNMWHLKGESCPDCDILSLGTYVRVSDFTEKTNKVEVKTWRSTEHNMGMAMTRDTYQKLITCTNTFCEYDDYNWDWTLQYLTVSCLPRYWKVMVCEAPRIFHAGDCGMHHKKACMPSVEISKIDRIISSNIQHLFPETMAISEIYPLAAISPHVKNGGWGDIRDHELCASYRRLQ, from the exons ATGCTGGAAGGCAG TTACAAGGCGGGGGGTCGCCGCTGCCTTGCCGATCAAGTCAACATGAGGTTCCGCATCTACAAGAGGAAAGTGCTACTCCTGGCTCTCGTTATGCTGGTCGCCGCCTTCGCCTTCTGGACCGGCGGAAAACCAAGGAAAAACGGAGCGTTTCCGAAGGACGACGAAACTTCCAGGAGCAGCGGGCGAGCTGGTGGCGGAAACCCGACCAGGAAAGTTTCCAACGAGTCCCAGCCGAGCAGGTTCGACAGACCAGAGGTCGACAACCTGACCCAGGTGTACCGCAGCATCGTTTACCAGCTGAACTTCGATCAGACTGTCCGAAACCAGGAAACCATAAAGACACGTCCTCCAAACgacttggtggtggtggttcaAGTGCACGACAGACCCGATTACTTGCAGATCCTCGTCAATTCGCTCAGAAAAGCCAAAGGAATAGAAAACGTCCTGTTAATCTTCAGCCACGACTTCTGGTCTCCGCAGATCAACCACATCGTAGCTGGTATCGATTTTTGTCAAGTGTTGCAAATATTTTTTCCATTCAGTATCCAGTTGTATCCCAACGAATTCCCAGGACACGATCCCAGAGACTGCCCACGTGACTTAAGCAAGGTGAATGCGCTCAAACTGGGCtgtatcaatgctgaatatccagaTTCATTTGGCCATTATCGGGAATCCAAATTCTGTCAGACCAAGCATCACTGGTGGTGGAAGTTGCACTTTGTTTGGGAAAGGGTAAAAGTTTTGGAAGATCATAAGGGTTTAGTGCTGTTCATTGAAGAAGACCACTATTTGTCACCTGATTTCTATtatgtcttgaaaaatatgtggCATCTAAAGGGTGAAAGTTGCCCTGATTGTGACATCTTGTCCCTTGGTACATATGTACGTGTCAGTGATTTCACAGAAAAAACCAATAAGGTAGAAGTGAAAACCTGGCGATCAACAGAACACAACATGGGCATGGCTATGACTAGAGACACATATCAAAAATTGATTACGTGCACAAATACTTTCTGTGAATACGATGACTACAACTGGGACTGGACATTACAGTATTTAACAGTATCCTGTCTGCCTCGGTATTGGAAAGTTATGGTTTGTGAAGCTCCTCGTATTTTCCATGCTGGAGATTGTGGTATGCATCACAAGAAAGCTTGCATGCCATCTGTTGAAATTTCTAAAATTGACAGAATTATAAGTAGCAACATACAGCACTTGTTTCCAGAAACCATGGCAATAAGTGAAATATATCCATTGGCTGCAATCAGCCCACATGTGAAGAATGGAGGTTGGGGAGATATTAGGGACCATGAACTTTGTGCAAGTTACCGCCGGCTCCAGTAA
- the mgat2 gene encoding alpha-1,6-mannosyl-glycoprotein 2-beta-N-acetylglucosaminyltransferase isoform X3, which yields MRFRIYKRKVLLLALVMLVAAFAFWTGGKPRKNGAFPKDDETSRSSGRAGGGNPTRKVSNESQPSRFDRPEVDNLTQVYRSIVYQLNFDQTVRNQETIKTRPPNDLVVVVQVHDRPDYLQILVNSLRKAKGIENVLLIFSHDFWSPQINHIVAGIDFCQVLQIFFPFSIQLYPNEFPGHDPRDCPRDLSKVNALKLGCINAEYPDSFGHYRESKFCQTKHHWWWKLHFVWERVKVLEDHKGLVLFIEEDHYLSPDFYYVLKNMWHLKGESCPDCDILSLGTYVRVSDFTEKTNKVEVKTWRSTEHNMGMAMTRDTYQKLITCTNTFCEYDDYNWDWTLQYLTVSCLPRYWKVMVCEAPRIFHAGDCGMHHKKACMPSVEISKIDRIISSNIQHLFPETMAISEIYPLAAISPHVKNGGWGDIRDHELCASYRRLQ from the coding sequence ATGAGGTTCCGCATCTACAAGAGGAAAGTGCTACTCCTGGCTCTCGTTATGCTGGTCGCCGCCTTCGCCTTCTGGACCGGCGGAAAACCAAGGAAAAACGGAGCGTTTCCGAAGGACGACGAAACTTCCAGGAGCAGCGGGCGAGCTGGTGGCGGAAACCCGACCAGGAAAGTTTCCAACGAGTCCCAGCCGAGCAGGTTCGACAGACCAGAGGTCGACAACCTGACCCAGGTGTACCGCAGCATCGTTTACCAGCTGAACTTCGATCAGACTGTCCGAAACCAGGAAACCATAAAGACACGTCCTCCAAACgacttggtggtggtggttcaAGTGCACGACAGACCCGATTACTTGCAGATCCTCGTCAATTCGCTCAGAAAAGCCAAAGGAATAGAAAACGTCCTGTTAATCTTCAGCCACGACTTCTGGTCTCCGCAGATCAACCACATCGTAGCTGGTATCGATTTTTGTCAAGTGTTGCAAATATTTTTTCCATTCAGTATCCAGTTGTATCCCAACGAATTCCCAGGACACGATCCCAGAGACTGCCCACGTGACTTAAGCAAGGTGAATGCGCTCAAACTGGGCtgtatcaatgctgaatatccagaTTCATTTGGCCATTATCGGGAATCCAAATTCTGTCAGACCAAGCATCACTGGTGGTGGAAGTTGCACTTTGTTTGGGAAAGGGTAAAAGTTTTGGAAGATCATAAGGGTTTAGTGCTGTTCATTGAAGAAGACCACTATTTGTCACCTGATTTCTATtatgtcttgaaaaatatgtggCATCTAAAGGGTGAAAGTTGCCCTGATTGTGACATCTTGTCCCTTGGTACATATGTACGTGTCAGTGATTTCACAGAAAAAACCAATAAGGTAGAAGTGAAAACCTGGCGATCAACAGAACACAACATGGGCATGGCTATGACTAGAGACACATATCAAAAATTGATTACGTGCACAAATACTTTCTGTGAATACGATGACTACAACTGGGACTGGACATTACAGTATTTAACAGTATCCTGTCTGCCTCGGTATTGGAAAGTTATGGTTTGTGAAGCTCCTCGTATTTTCCATGCTGGAGATTGTGGTATGCATCACAAGAAAGCTTGCATGCCATCTGTTGAAATTTCTAAAATTGACAGAATTATAAGTAGCAACATACAGCACTTGTTTCCAGAAACCATGGCAATAAGTGAAATATATCCATTGGCTGCAATCAGCCCACATGTGAAGAATGGAGGTTGGGGAGATATTAGGGACCATGAACTTTGTGCAAGTTACCGCCGGCTCCAGTAA